Proteins encoded together in one Falco peregrinus isolate bFalPer1 chromosome 2, bFalPer1.pri, whole genome shotgun sequence window:
- the POLE gene encoding DNA polymerase epsilon catalytic subunit A isoform X2: MMISYMVDGQGYLITNREIVSEDIEDFEFTPKPEYEGPFCVFNEPDEAHLIQRWFEHVQETKPTIIVTYNGDFFDWPFVESRAAAHGINMYQEIGFQKDSQGEYKASQCIHMDCLRWVKRDSYLPVGSHNLKAAAKAKLGYDPVELDPEEMCRMAMEKPQTLATYSVSDAVATYYMYMKYVHPFIFALCTIIPMEPDEVLRKGSGTLCEALLMVQAYHANIIFPNKQEQEFNKLTEDGHVLDSETYVGGHVEALESGVFRSDIPCRFKMNPAAFDFLVRRVEKTLRHAIEEEERLPLDQVTNFQEVCDEIKVKLNSLKDVPNRIECPLIYHLDVGAMYPNIILTNRLQPSAVVDEATCAACDFNKPGANCQRRMTWQWRGEFMPASRSEYHRIQQQLESEKFPPLSPEGAPRAFHELSREEQAKYEKKRLADYCRKAYKKIHVTKVEERVTTICQRENSFYVDTVRAFRDRRYEFKGLHKVWKKKLSAAVETGDASEVKRCKNMEVLYDSLQLAHKCILNSFYGYVMRKGARWYSMEMAGIVCFTGANIITQARELIEQIGRPLELDTDGIWCVLPNSFPENFVIKSTNAKKPKVTISYPGAMLNILVKEGFTNDQYQELQDPASLTYVTRSENSIFFEVDGPYLAMILPASKEEGKKLKKRYAVFNEDGSLAELKGFEVKRRGELQLVKIFQSSVFEAFLKGSTLEEVYASVAKVADYWLDVLYSKAANMPDSELFELISENRSMSRKLEDYGEQKSTSISTAKRLAEFLGDQMVKDAGLSCRFIISKRPEGSPVTERAIPLAIFQAEPSVRKHYLRKWLKSPSLQDFNIRAILDWDYYIERLGSTIQKIITIPAALQQVKNPVPRVRHPDWLHKKLLEKNDVYKQKKINELFTSEGKRQVLANQPPEGTSSSQMGDIEDFGAAKTCQPLVPITNKRKRVPEAEESQQMSQYLEMSQSWREILGPPPPLGTTKDEQLVWLRYHQKKWELQARQRRERRKKQRLEDSGVTAGGGVVRDALSKGLSSYLRRTARSILDLPWQIVQIAETSQPGLFRLWAIIGSNLHCIRLSIPRVFYVNQRVPKPQEGAAYRRVNRILPRSNIVYNLYEYSVPEDMYQEHINEINADLSAPDIEGVYETQVPLLLRALIHLGCVCTVSRQLVGHLAGRETETFDIEHLEMRSLAQFTYLEPGSIRHIYLYHSFQGSKALLGLFIPSQRKAAVFVMDKVRSNQMPNLTTLFSAERSALLEKVGEDLLPPDKHTFEVRAETDPKAIYRAIQRLLLGYKDEHRGPTLVAVQSNWDLKRLASGIPIIKEFPLVPIRLVDDINYSVLDWQRHAARRMIRHYLNLDTCLSQAFEMSRYYHIPVGNLPDDISTFGSDLFFSRHLRRHNHLLWLSPTARPDLGGKEADDNRLVMEFDERASVEINNPGCYSTVCLELDIQSLAVNTVLQSHHINDMEGGSSMSISFDVIQQASLEDMVTGNQAANIPASYDETALCSNTFRILKSMVVSWVKEITQYHNIYADNQVIHFYRWLRSPSSLLYDPALHRTLHNMMKKLFLQLVAEFKRLGSSVVYANFNRIILCTKKRRIEDAISYMEYIINSIHSKEIFHSLTISFSRCWEFLLWMDPANYGGIKGKVNPCIHYGEKDTSKRQALEEEDSEEEVAVEEEEEEEGEPNVEEQLENSWNIAQFLPQAASCQSYFLMIVSAYTVAVYHSMKEELRRNAPGSTPIKRRSTSQVSQEALGEMGAMPGMIAFSQDYVANELTQSFFTITQKIQKKMAGSRNTSKPSDLFPVLPGSYLPLNNPALEFIKYVCKVLSLDANITNQVNKLRRDLLRLIEVGEFSEEAQFRDPCRSYVLPEVICRNCNFCRDLDLCKDPAISQDRLVLPGWVCPNCQAQYDFDAIETALVEALQKKLMAFVLQDLVCKKCHGVKETHMPVHCSCAGDFALTISSQTFMDHVNVFQNIARHYNMAYLLETIEWLLCNNAQLQ, from the exons ATGATGATCTCCTACATGGTTGATGGGCAG GGCTACCTGATCACAAACAGGGAGATCGTCTCGGAGGATATTGAAGACTTTGAGTTTACTCCCAAGCCAGAGTATGAGGGTCCATTTTGTGTCTTTAATGAACCAGATGAA GCTCATTTAATCCAGAGGTGGTTTGAACATGTCCAGGAGACCAAGCCCACCATCATTGTCACATACAACGGAGACTTCTTTGACTG GCCCTTTGTAGAATCAAGAGCAGCAGCTCATGGAATTAATATGTATCAGGAAATTGGGTTTCAGAAGGACAGCCAGGGAGAGTACAAAGCATCCCAGTGTATCCACATGGACTGTCTAAG GTGGGTGAAGAGAGACAGTTACCTCCCAGTGGGAAGTCACaacctgaaagcagcagctaaagCAAAACTGGGTTACGATCCAGTGGAGCTGGACCCTGAAGAGATGTGCCGGATGGCTATGGAGAAGCCTCAG ACCCTGGCCACCTATTCGGTGTCTGATGCAGTTGCCACCTATTACATGTATATGAAGTATGTGCATCCgttcatttttgctttgtgcaCCATCATTCCCATGGAGCCTGACGAG GTGTTAAGAAAAGGATCTGGGACACTGTGTGAGGCACTGCTGATGGTTCAGGCCTACCATGCCAACATAATCTTCCCTAACAAGCAGGAGCAGGAATTCAACAAACTTACAGAAGATGGTCATGTGCTTGACTCGGAGACATATGTGGGAGGTCATGTGGAAGCACTGGAATCTGGTGTCTTCCGCAGTGACATCCCCTGCCGCTTCAAAATG AATCCTGCTGCCTTTGACTTCCTGGTGCGGCGTGTGGAGAAGACGCTGCGGCACGCCATCGAGGAGGAGGAGCGTTTGCCGTTGGATCAAGTCACCAACTTCCAGGAG GTTTGTGATGAAATCAAGGTCAAACTGAATTCCCTGAAGGATGTTCCAAACAGAATTGAGTGTCCCCTTATCTACCATCTAGATGTGGGGGCCATGTACCCCAACATCATTCTGACCAACAGGCTGCAA CCCTCAGCTGTGGTGGATGAGGCCACATGTGCTGCCTGTGACTTCAACAAACCAGGTGCCAACTGTCAGCGCCGGATGACTTGGCAGTGGAGAGGAGAGTTCA TGCCTGCCAGCCGCAGTGAGTATCACCgcatccagcagcagctggagtcGGAGAAGTTCCCTCCCCTGTCCCCTGAGGGAGCACCCCGCGCCTTCCACGAGCTCTCCCGGGAAGAACAGGCCAAATATGAGAAAAAGCGGCTggcag ATTACTGCCGCAAGGCGTACAAGAAGATCCATGTCACCAAGGTGGAGGAACGAGTCACCACCATCTGCCAGCGAGAGAACTCTTTCTATGTGGACACAGTACGAGCTTTCAGGGACCGCCGCTACGAGTTCAAGGGGCTGCACAAG GTGTGGAAGAAGAAGCTGTCTGCCGCGGTGGAGACAGGAGATGCCTCTGAAGTGAAGCGCTGCAAGAACATGGAAGTCCTGTATGactccctgcagctggcccaCAAGTGCATCCTCAACTCTTTCTATGGCTACGTCATGCGGAAAGG AGCTCGCTGGTACTCCATGGAAATGGCTGGCATCGTATGCTTCACAGGAGCGAATATCATCACTCAGGCCAGGGAACTGATCGAGCAGATTGG GAGACCTCTGGAACTGGATACTGATGGGATTTGGTGTGTCCTCCCCAACAGTTTCCCAGAGAACTTTGTCATCAAGTCAACCAATGCCAAGAAGCCAAAGGTGACAATCTCCTACCCAGGTGCCATGCTGAACATCCTGGTGAAG GAAGGCTTCACAAATGATCAGTACCAGGAACTACAGGACCCAGCCTCTCTCACCTATGTCACACGCTCGGAGAACAGCATCTTTTTTGAAGTGGATGGACCATACCTGGCCATGATCCTCCCAGCTTCCAAGGAGGAGGgcaagaagctgaagaaaag GTATGCAGTATTCAATGAGGATGGGTCCCTGGCTGAGCTGAAGGGATTTGAGGTGAAGCGCCGGGGCGAGCTCCAGCTGGTGAAGATATTCCAGTCTTCTGTATTTGAAGCCTTTCTCAAAGGCAGCACCCTGGAGGAGGTCTACGCTTCTGTGGCCAAGGTGGCCGATTACTGGCTGGATGTGCTCTACAGCAAG GCTGCCAACATGCCTGATTCGGAGCTGTTTGAGCTGATCTCGGAGAACCGGTCTATGTCACGCAAGCTGGAGGACTACGGGGAGCAGAAGTCCACCTCCATCAGTACTGCCAAGCGCCTGGCCGAGTTCCTGGGGGACCAGATGGTGAAGgatgcagggctgagctgccggTTCATCATTTCCAAGAGACCAGAAGGGTCTCCAGTCACTGAGAG GGCCATCCCTCTTGCCATCTTCCAAGCTGAGCCCAGTGTGCGCAAACACTACCTCCGAAAATGGCTGAAGAGCCCTTCGCTGCAGGACTTCAACATCCGTGCA ATCCTGGACTGGGACTACTACATTGAGAGACTGGGCAGCACCATCCAAAAAATCATTACTATTcccgcagccctgcagcag GTAAAGAATCCAGTGCCACGGGTCCGGCACCCAGACTGGCTCCACAAGAAACTCCTGGAGAAGAACGATGtgtacaaacagaaaaaaatcaatgaactCTTCACTTCCGAAGGCAAGAGACAG GTCCTTGCCAACCAGCCCCCGGAGGGGACGTCCAGCTCACAGATGGGTGACATAGAGGACTTTGGGGCTGCCAAGACCTGTCAACCACTGGTTCCCATCACAAATAAGCGGAAGCGAGTCCCTGAAGCAGAGGAAAGCCAACAGATGTCTCAGTACCTGGAGATGTCCCAGTCCTGGCGAGAGATCCTGGGTCCACCTCCGCCCCTGGGCACAACCAAG GACGAGCAGCTGGTCtggctgcgttaccaccagaAGAAGTGGGAGCTGCAGGCGCGgcagcggcgggagcggcggaAGAAGCAGCGGCTGGAGGACAGTGGGGTGACAGCAGGTGGAGGAGTGGTCCGCGATGCTCTCTCCAAAGGGCTCAGTAGCTACCTGCGTAGGACGGCACGCAGCATCCTGGATTTGCCCTGGCAGATCGTGCAG ATTGCTGAGAccagccagcctgggctctTCAGGCTGTGGGCGATAATTGGGAGCAACCTGCACTGCATCAGGCTGAGCATCCCCCGTGTCTTCTACGTCAACCAGCGTGTCCCAAAGCCACAGGAGGGAGCAGCCTATAGGCGG GTGAACAGGATCCTGCCACGCTCAAACATCGTTTACAACCTGTATGAATACTCTGTCCCAGAAGACATGTACCAAGAGCACATCAATGAAATCAATGCAGACCTCTCTGCTCCGGACATTGAGGGAGTGTATGAAACACAG GTGCCACTCCTCCTCCGTGCCCTGATCCACTTGGGCTGTGTGTGCACAGTCAGCAGGCAGCTGGTTGGGCACCTGGCAGGGCGAGAGACTGAAACTTTTGACATTGAGCACCTGGAGATGCGCTCGCTGGCCCAATTCACTTACCTGGAGCCAG GGAGTATTCGTCACATCTACCTCTACCACAGCTTCCAGGGCAGCAAGGCACTCTTGGGTCTCTTCATCCCCTCGCAGCGCAAGGCTGCTGTCTTTGTGATGGACAAG GTGCGCAGCAACCAGATGCCGAATCTCACCACCCTGTTCTCAGCGGAGCGCAGTGCACTGCTGGAAAAGGTGGGTGAAGACCTGCTGCCCCCAGACAAGCACACCTTTGAAGTGCGTGCCGAGACCGACCCCAAGGCCATCTACAGAGCCATCCagcggctgctgctgggctACAAG GACGAGCACCGGGGCCCCACACTGGTTGCTGTGCAGTCTAACTGGGACCTGAAACGGCTGGCAAGTGGAATCCCCATCATCAAGGAGTTCCCTTTGGTCCCCATCCGGCTGGTAGATGACATCAACTACTCGGTCCTGGACTGGCAGCGCCATGCTGCCCGCCGCATGATCCGCCACTACCTCAACCTGGACACCTGCCTCTCCCAGGCTTTCGAGATGAGCAG GTACTACCACATCCCCGTTGGGAACCTCCCTGATGACATCTCTACCTTTGGCTCTGACCTGTTCTTCTCACGCCACCTTCGTCGTCACAACCACTTGCTGTGGCTCTCGCCCACGGCCCGCCCGGACCTGGGGGGTAAGGAGGCTGATGACAACCGCCTAGTCATGGAGTTTGATGAAAGAGCCTCCGTGGAGATAAACAACCCTGGCTGCTACTCCACAG TGTGTCTGGAGCTGGACATCCAGAGCCTGGCTGTAAACACAGTGTTGCAGTCCCACCACATAAATGACATGGAAGGAGGCTCCAGCATGAGCATCAGCTTTGACGTGATTCAGCAGGCATCCCTAGAAGACATGGTGACAGGGAACCAAGCTGCCAACATCCCAGCTAGCTATGATGAAACTGCCCTGTGCTCCAACACTTTCAG gaTCCTGAAGAGCATGGTGGTGAGCTGGGTGAAGGAGATCACGCAATATCACAACATCTATGCAGACAACCAGGTCATCCACTTTTACCGCTGGCTCCGCTctccttcttccctgctgtaTGACCCCGCGCTGCACCGCACACTCCACAACATGATGAAGAAGCTTTTCCTGCA gctggtgGCCGAGTTCAAGCGTCTGGGCTCCTCAGTGGTTTATGCCAACTTCAACCGGATCATTCTGTGCACCAAGAAACGGCGCATCGAGGATGCTATCAGCTACATGGAGTACATCATCAACAG CATCCATTCCAAGGAGATCTTCCACTCCCTGACCATCTCCTTCTCCCGCTGCTGGGAGTTCCTGCTCTGGATGGATCCAGCAAATTATGGAGGTATCAAAGGAAAAGTGAATCCTTGCATCCACTATGGGGAG AAGGACACCAGCAAGAGGCAAGCATTGGAGGAGGAAGACAGCGAGGAAGAGGTGGCagtggaggaagaagaggaggaggaaggggagccGAACgtggaagagcagctggagaacagcTGGAACATCGCACAGttcctgccccaggctgcctcctgccagagCTACTTCCTGATGATCGTGTCAG CCTACACTGTGGCTGTGTACCACAGCATGAAGGAGGAGCTGCGACGCAATGCCCCTGGGAGCACCCCCATCAAGAGGAGGAGCACCAGTCAGGTGTCCCAGGAGGCACTGGGGGAGATGGGGGCCATGCCTG GCATGATCGCTTTCTCGCAGGACTACGTGGCCAATGAGCTCACCCAGAGCTTCTTTACCATCACCCAGAAGATCCAGAAGAAGATGGCTGGTTCTCGTAACACCAGTAAGCCGTCAGACTTGTTCCCGGTGCTGCCTGGCTCCTACTTGCCACTCAACAATCCAGCTCTGGAGTTCATCAAATATGTTTGCAAG